Below is a genomic region from Ktedonobacterales bacterium.
CCCGCGTGTGCCATAATGTTTACAGGGAGTACGCATGGGCGGTGTCCTATATTTCTCCCGAGAGGGCGTATGACTTCCAGTTCATCCGATCAGCAGCAAACGCTGCCCCTGGTTATCCTGGGCCTGGGCAGCAATCTAGGCGACCGTGACGCCTTTCTGCGCGCCGCGCTGGCGCAGCTCGCGCCAGCCTATCAGGTCGAGCGGGTATCCAGCGTCTATGAGACCGCTCCGCAGTTGGTCGTGGAGCAGCCGCTCTACCATAACCTTGTCTGCGCCGGACGCACGCAGCTTTCGCCGCACGATCTGCTCCGCTTCCTCAAAGCCCTGGAGCAGCGCCTGGGAAGAACGCCCAGCTATCGCTATGGCCCACGCGAGATCGATCTCGACATCGTGTTGTATGGCGATCAGATTATCAACACAGCCGATCTGATCATTCCGCACCCGCGCATGGCCGAGCGCGCCTTTGTCTTGACGCCCCTGGCCGAAATTGCCCCACAGATGCGGCATCCTGTGCTTCAGCGCACGATGCATGAACTGGCAGAAGCGGTTGCTGCTCAAGGCGTCAATCGTCTTTTCCCTCTTGTCTTTTGATGAACCACTACGCTATAATGCCCGCGTTCACCATATTCCCAAGCCTTTTTTAGCAGAACCTCCCTTGATTGTTGAACGATTATAGTGTATACCTTAGTTGATTGTCTTTTTGCAAGGCGTTCATGTTTTCCGTCCTCCCACTTTGAGGTAGTATGGTAACGGAAGCCAGACCCCTCCGAGGGTCGCTTGATGAATTTAATTTAGCAGAAATCCTCCAGATGATGGGGCTGGGTAACATGACCGGCGCATTGCACCTGCACCGGCCTGATGGGCGCACCGGCATCATCTATTTCTACGACGGCTTTCTTGGCTCCTGCACCGAACTCAACACCGAGGCCCTCACCCTGGGCCTGGTTCTCCAGCAACTCGGCATGGCAACCGCCGAGCAGCTAGACGGGGCCTACGACCTCCAGACACAAGACCCCCTTGGTAAACGCATTGGAGAACTGCTGATTGATTACGAGATCATCACCCCGGAGCAACTGCAAGACGCCCTGAAAACGCAGCTCCTGTGGACGGTGCGCGAAATGGCTCAATGGCAGGAGGGGGCCTATGAGTTTCTGCCTGGCGCGCATCTGCCCACCGAAGATATGCCCCTGCGCATCGAGGTCACACGGGTGGTGATGGAGGTGCTGCGCTACACACAGGAATGGGACGAACTCCAACATACTCTGCCCGATGGCATGCGCACCCGCCTGGAAATGGCGCTCAAGATTCCGCAGGGCATGCTGCTGAGCTTCGACCTCAATACCTGGCGCGCCATCTCCCATGTCAACGCTTATCGCACCGTCCGGCGTATCGCCTCCGCCATCCATCAGCCAGAACTTGAGGTGGCGCGATTGCTTGCGCCGCTGGTCGAGCGGTCCCTGCTGGCGTCGGTGGAATCCAACAGCAGACCAGGACTGCCTATTCCGGCCCAGCGGCTCAGCATGGAGAGCTTCGACCTCTTCAGCTTGCTGAGCAAGATTGAGCAAGAATGGTTACACCGTCGCCAGCCCGTAGAGCAACTCGTCGCGCTGGCGAACTTTATTAATTGGACGATGAGCAATCTGGCAGAAACCTATGAACAGAACGGCATCAGCCTCTCACCTGATACCCTCGTCTCGCTGCTCGAACGCGATGGTCTCGACCGCATCCCTGGCTACACCCTGAAGATACAAGATAACCAGATTGATATTGACGACTTTACCCACTACTGCCGAGGCTATCTGGACCGACGGAATGTAGACCAGACGGCAGGCGAGTTTCATGATATGGCATCCGATGCTTTACAGCGGGCGTTACGCGCCACGTTCCAGGCAATCAATGGACGCATCGTCTCACCGCTGGAACGCATGCAAAATCAGGAAGCCTGGGACGCCCTCTTTCTTGGTTTCCAGGGAGAACCCCCTCCACAGTAGGGAGGAACATTGCATCGGCGCTCTATGGCCTCGCCAGGTGCGCCGATCAGGACAGCATACAAAAAGGAGGATCGCAGCGCATGGGAAACTTTGTCATGGTGATTGATGACTCATTGACAGTGCGCAAAATCATGGAGAGCAGCCTGCGACGCGAGGGTTTCCAGGTTGTCTCGTTTCCAGATGGTTTACAAGCGATGAGCGCGCTCTCGAAAGGTGAGGTTCCCGTACCTGACCTGATCTTGCTCGATGTGGGCCTGCCCAAAATGGACGGCTATGAAATCGCGCGCGCCTTCAAGCAAAAGAATCGCCTGGGGAATACGGTGATCATCATGCTTTCCGGGCGCGATGGTGTTTTTGACAAACTGCGTGGCCGTTGGGCGGGCGCAAAAGAATATATTACCAAACCATTCAAAACGGCTGAAGTGATCGCGTGCGTCCGTTCGCATCTTGGCCCCCCGGATATATCTATGCAAACTCAGCCTGCCGGCAGCTATTCTTATTATTAGGAACGAGCCGATTATTAGGAACGAGCCGACGAGGGCTTCATCAGGGAGAACCGTTCCGCTTCTGTTTGCGCCTGGCGTCTCGCTGTGTGTCCAGTTTTACCCAATAGGCCGGAGGATGAACCTGCTATGACGTTTGCCCCAAACGGGCGTAGGACCGTGCTGGTGGTTGAGGATTCCCCCACCGAACAGGCGATGATCGCTGATTGCCTACACGAAGCCGGATACAGTGTGGTGCTGGCGGGCGATGGTGACGAGGTACGCGAAAAAATACGCAGCGTCGCTATTGATCTGGTGGTGCTTGACCTGATTCTGCCGCGAGTCAACGGATACGAAGTCTGCCGCGCGTTGCGCAAAGACCCACAGACCCAACATATCCCCATCGTCATGCTTACCCAGCGCAGCAGCGCCCCGGAGGAGTTCTATGGTCGCCGCCTGGGAGCAAATGGCTATCTTAAAAAGCCCCTGAATCCTGCTCTCCTGCTGGCAGAAATCAATCGCCTGGTGGGCGCGACAGGCGGGCAGTTCTAGCGCCGGGGCGCAGCCAGCCAGAAGGAGGACAGGTCCGCGCGCGGGCCGCCACGAGTGATGAGCAGCGCAGAGAACAAGGCACGATGGTCGCCCGGCGTCTTCTGGCCGCCTGACACCGATCTGTTTTTGAGCGAGGAAGAACAGCGCGCCGCAGCCATGCTCTATGAGCAGAAGATGGCGGAGCCGCCCAGCGGCACACCTTTCCTTACCTTCAAGCTGAATAACGTGCGCTGGGGCGTGCCTGTGTCACATCTGCGCGAAGTCTTGCCCAAAGTCTCAGCCATCACTCCCCTGCCTTTCAGCCCTCTCTGGCTCTATGGCCTCATCAACCTGCGTGGCGAGCCGATTGGCCTGGTGAACCTGAGCGATTTGTTGTTCGACCCCATCACCGCCGCCAATGCGGGGCGACACGCGATGGCTGGCGCTCCGGTGATCATCGCTGAAAACGCTGGCGCATCGCTGGCGCTGCTGGTGGAAGAATTGGGCGAAGTCGCCTTCATTGAAGACCACCAATTTGAGAAGCCGCCTGGCGCTGAAATACGCGCGCTGCCCACCTTTGCCGTCGCCCATCTTCAAGCCGCCTGGTTCCCTTCGGAAGACGACCGGACGGTGCTGCTGCTGGACCTCCCTCGCCTGCTGGCAAGCCTCCTCCAGCAATTGATTAGTGAGGAAGCAGCCGATGAGTGACAAATATCTTCCTACCTTTATCAAGGAAATCCGCAGTTACTGCGCGATGGTCGGCGACCTTACGCAGCCACTGCGCGACCCACAGGCTGCTGGCGAGGACATTCGTTCGGCGGCGGCGGGACTCACACGGCTCTTCCACACTATCGCCGGACTGAGCAGTTCGCTGGAGATTGCCGATTTCACCGGACTGGCCGAGGGTCTGGAAAGCTGTTTGCTCAGCATCGGGGCCAGTCCAGCCACCGCGCAGAGCGCCAGCATCAACAGCGCCCTGATCGATCTGCTCGACTTTACCATCGCCTATCTCGGCCATCGTCTGGAGGCGATGGAGGCCAGCGGGCAATTTCAACTGCCCGCCCCGGAGGATGATGAACCGCTGCGTTCCCTGGAAGAACGGCTCTGGAGACTTGGCTCCTGGCTTGCGCCTCCAGAAGAGGGCGCGCTGCCCCCTGCTGAGCCACTGAGCGACGAAGACCTTGCCATCCTGCGCGCCTTCAGCGAGAGCGACCTTGCTGATGCTGCCAGGGCGGAGCTTCCCGCTGGCTCCGATACCGAAGGGCGAGGAGAAAGGGGCGACCCAGCGCCTCGGCCAGCCGCAGGAGTTACCCGACCCCTGGCGCAGCAGCCAGCGGCGCAGGGGCCAGAGGCCGCCAACACGCCAGAGGCAGCGCCAGCGGCTGGCGAAGTGATCCCGCCGGAAATGTTGGAACTTTTCCGCGCGGAAACCCTGGACGATCTCTACGTCCTTCAGGGCGCGCTCGCGCGGCTGGAGACGCCTGAAGAGCGACCAGCAGCCGTTCTGGAAATGCGCCACGTGGCCCACAAGATCAAGGGCGCGGCGGCCACGCTCGATCTTCAGGTGGTCGCTGGCCTTTCCCATTGCCTGGAAGACATCCTCGACCTGCTCAGGAGCCGTCGGCTGGAATATGCCCCCGCCGTCGTGGACGCCCTGATGCGCGGGATCATCGAGTTGGAGCTTGCCCTGAGCAAGCAGCCCACGCTGGAAAGGGAAAACGCCGAGGGGCTGGAACGCCTGCGCGCCCAATATGAGGCGCTGCTGGCCGCCAGCGGGCCAGAGAATCTGGATGATCCCTCGGCGACGCTGCCGGATTCGCGCCGCCTGGCCGCTGCCGCGCACCAGCAGAGCGTTTCGGTTGATGTCTTTGCCCCCGATCAAAGCCATCCCTCGCTGGGTACTCAGCGCGCCCGTGTTGGCGACGTGATGGGCCGCGAACACTCATTGCGCGTCGAGGTCAGCCGCCTGGATCAGCTTATGGGCATGGTCGGCGAGTTGGCAAGCAACCGCGCAGGAACGGAACAGGCACGCGCCGAAATTAACGAATCGCTGGCTGAGGTGCATCGCGTCGTCCAGAAGATGACTCAACTGGTCAACCAGCTTGACGAAGAAGCGCCGATGCTCAGCGCCCCTCTGGCTTCAGGGCCTGTTTTCCAGCTTTCCCAGCAGACCCAGGAGCCATACGCTCCAGGCGAAGTAGAAGCGCGGGCGGAGATGACCCGCCTCGCCGCGCGCGGCACGCCGTCGCGCCCGCTGGGCATGTCGTTCCCCGCACATGGCGAGGAAGCGGCCCGGCGCAGGGAATTGGACCTGGAAAACTTCGACAGCGAGCATAGCCATCTGCTGCGGGCGCTGCGCGAAGGCGTTAATGACATTGCCACCCTGAGCGACGGCTTGCAAGGTCTTTTGCGTGAGATGAATGGTCTGGCCGAAGCGCAGGATAGACTCACCGGCTCCATTCAGCGCGACATCACTCATCTGCGGCTGGTCCCCATCGGGCGGATTTTTCCCAGGCTCCAGTTAACGGTGCGCCAGATTGCCCAGGAGCAAAACAAGCAGATCAATTTCATGTCTACCGGCGCGACCACCGAGATTGACCGCGACATCATCGAAGCCATCACCGGCCCGCTGGCGCAGCTCGTGCGCAACTGCGCGGTGCATGGCATCGAATCGGTGGAAGAGCGGCGCGAATTGGGCAAGCCCGATGTTGGGACGATCACGCTGCATGCCTACTATACCGGCAACGAGATCAGCATTGAGATCGGCGATGACGGCTGCGGCATCAACTCCCACCGGCTCATCAACGCCGCCATTGCGGTTGGCAAACTCGCGCCAGAGGAAGCAGAGCAGTTGGACTCGGAGCAAGCCCTCAATCTGATGCTTCTGCCCGACATTAGCACCAGCCCGGAAGTCACCACCATTGCCGGGCGCGGCGTGGGGATGGATATGGTGCGTACCGCTGTCGAGAACCTGAAAGGCGAGATGCACATTCACAGCACACCAGGCGAGGGTACGAGCTTCCATATCCGCCTGCCCATCTCGCTGGGCATCTTGCCCGCGCTCTTTGTGCGCGCGGGTCAGCAAGTCTATGCCGTGCCGCTGAGCAGCGTTGCGCGCATCTGGCAGCCGGAAAGCCAGACGCCATCTGAAATGACGGCTTTCTTCAGCCTGAGCGAAGTCCTTGGCGTCCCACCACAGTTAGCCGGGGAGAGCGAAGAAGAACCAAAGATACCCCCTCGCCAGGTGGCCTTGATCGTGCTGCTGAGGCAGCGAGAGGTGGGCGTCTACGTTGATGAAGTGCTGGCCGAGCGCGAGGTGGTCATCAAGCGCCTGCCGCCGCACCTGCGCCGCCGGGGAGTGCGCGGCGTCATCTTGAATCCCGTGGGTGAACTGCTGCTGCTGCTTGATCTGCCGGAGCTGGCTCATCGTGTACTCAGCGGCCTGCCCAGTGATCGCTTCGAGGCGCTGCGCGATGAGCCAGCGCCAGCGGCTGGCGCCGCCAGCGGGCCGAAAGTGCTGGTGGTGGATGATTCGCTTTTCATGCGCCGCACCCTGGAATTACAACTGGCGCGCGCGGGGTATCAGGTCAGGTCGGCCAAAGACGGCATAGAGGCGCTGCAATTCATTATGCAGGACCGCCCCCAACTGGTGCTGCTGGATATTGAAATGCCGCAGCTTGATGGCTATGGCCTGCTCAGCATCCTGCGCGGCCAGCAGCGTTTCAGCGGCATTCCGGTAGCGATGCTGACCTCGCGCGCCGCCGACAAGCACCGCCAGCACGCTATGGACCTGGGCGCCAGCGCCTATCTGGTCAAGCCCTGCCCGCACGATGTCTTGCTCCAGACCATCGCCGAACTGGTAGGCCAGCAATAGCCAGGCGCTTTAATTCTTTTCTCGCTCCAGACGCAGCCGCTCCAGTTCGGCCAGTCCGGCCTCGATAGCCGATTCCGCTCCGCAGTTGCGCGATGCCTGGTCGTTGGTGATGCCATCCAGGCAGCGCCCCGTCTGCGCGTCGTACATCACTGTACTGGCGTCATTATCCCCGGTAAACCAGCCAAACGTGCGCAGCGCCAGGGTGCGATAGCGCGCCGCGCCCGTCGCTCGATAGAGATCAGCCAGCCCCTGCATCATGGGCGAGAGGCAATAGGCGCATTGATTCTCTTTTACCCCAGGAAACGCATAGAGAAAACCTGCCGCCAGCGTTGGCTCAACCAGCCGCTCCACCGTCCGGGCGCAAGCCTCCAGATACTCCGGGCGCTCCATCCAGGCGCCTGCTTCGGCCAATGCGGGGAACTGATGATAGCCCCAGAGTCCCACCTGTTCCTGTCCTGGCGCATCGCGCAGGTAGCCATCCATGCAGCCGAAGAGATCGGCAGCCCAGTCTTCCAGTAGCTGCTTGAAGCGTTCGCGCAAGTGCGGAGGAGGGTCAGCTCGCAGCACTTCCAGCGCAGCCAGCGCCAGCACGCCTGTTGCTTTGGCATAGCTGGCCGTCTCAGCGCGCGCTGGCAGCGGGCAGAGCAGCCAATGTTGCAGCGCGGCCTCATCGCCCAGCACCCGATAGGCCGCGCCCAGCGCCCACAACGCCCGGCTTGTCCACCAGATGCCGCCTGGATAGGAAGTCTGGCCGGTCATATTGCGCTCGCCCGCTCTGTTCAGAATAAAGTTCGTGAAGCGGCCATCTGCTCCCTGCATATAGGGCAGGAAGGTGAGCCAGCGCCGCGCCAGATCGCGCCCCTGGGCATCGCGCTCCTGTTCCCAGGCGCGCAGGCCCAGGACCACGGCACGCGCCACGTCATCCACGCAGGCAACACCCTCCGGCCCGCTGTCTGCTGCCCCGAATGGCCGATAAACCAGCCCATCCGGTGTTTCCACCGGCTCCGCGTATACCGCCAGCGCGGCAATCTCTTGCCCATCCGCCGGAAACGTCCACGTCAACGATGCAAGATGCTTGAACACTCGATCACTCGTTCCTTACCCTGGCCCGGATGGAAAGGTCGTTCTATGCGCCCTCGCTTCCGCCGGGCAACGTTTTCTGGCAGGGGACAAAGCAACTTTTATGCCCTGCTTTCGCTGGCGGTTTGAGCCGCCAGAACGCCAGCAAATAGCTTGACAGGTGTGTTATTCTGATACCTGATAGCTCGCATGGCTTATGAGGTCTGCGTACATATCAGCTACGCTCCCGGTGCAGCATATCAAGCATTCAACGGAGGCAGAGCGCACCCGTTGCGCTCGATAAAGGAGTTTGTTTCGATGAGTCTTACTCTGGAAATTGCCAGGCGCGCCCTCGACGCCAGCCGCGCTCGGGCGCGTGAATTCGGCTGCCAGGTCAGCATTGCGCTGGTTGATAGCGCGGGCCATCTCGTCGCATTCGAGCGCATGATGGCGCCTTATGCGTGGGCCACCGCAGGAATCTCCACCGCCAAGGCAACATCAGCCGTCATGTTCAATCAGTCCACTTCTGATATTAGCCGCTGGGCTGGCGATATTCCCGGCTTCGCCACCAGCATGGCGAGCATGACTCAGGGCAAGTTTATTATGGCCCCAGGCGGCTGGCCGATTCGCGGCCCCAATGGCGTCACCGTCGGAGCCATTGGCATCAGCGGCGGCAACGCGCCGGGCCGCGACGACGATATTGCCCGCGCAGGCGTCCACGCGGCAGAGGCCGCCCTTCAGGCCGAGTTTCAGCGGCGCATGCAGGCCCAGGCAGCCGCGCAGGCGCAAGCAGCCGCGCAGGCCCAGGCAGCCGCGCAGCCACAGCCGGTTGCTGCCGCTGCCCCCGCTGCCGCATTCCAGGAGTCGGCCCAGCCACAGCCAGCCCCCGCCACAGTGAACCTTCAGGAGCCAGAGCCAGCCGCTTCGATGTATATGCCCGTTACCTCCGCCGAAGGCGCGCAAAGCAGCAGCGCCGGGTCCACAGATGGGTCGGCCAGCGGCGAAGATGATCAGCCGACGATTGCTACCGACAAAACACCGTAGCCCCACGTCCTGGCGCATCGCTGTTGTGACTTGCCGCGCAGCCTGGAAGGCAGTTGACCGTTGGTCGCCTTCCAGGCTGCGCGGCAAAAAGAGGCGTTCAGCATCACTAGGCGCGGGTTCCCTCGCTCTTGCTTTTACCCCGCTTTGCCCAGGAGGAAGCTGATCACCAGCACGACCAGCACGACCAGGGTGATGAGGACATAGGCGTAATCGCGCTCCAGCACAAAGATCACTACTGAGGACGCCACGCGAATGACCGGCGTCGCAATCAGCAAGAGCAGCCCCAGCGCGATCAGGGCATAGGGCTTGAACTGCGCCACCCCGGCCAGCACATCGCCAGGGGTCGTGGGAAAAGCAGTGAGCCGGTTCGGGCCGTACTGCGTCAGCCCGGCCAGATTGTTGACTGAGCCTGCATAGCCCGTATCGCCAGTCACCAGCAGCAGAACCACTCCAAGCGCGATGAGGAACGCGCTGACGAGGACGCCCACGCGCAGAATCCAGCTAATAATCTCTTCCGTAGGAAAGGCGCGCGCCGGAGCCGTCTCGCGGCCTGTTTCAGTCTTCGGTTCTTCAGATGAAGATGGTTGCTCGTGAGCCATACAATCAAATACCTAATCCAAATGCGCGTAAAACCATCTCCAGCGCCGTCAATACCAGCACCACCACAAAAATCCGGCGAATGAGCAAGCCGCGCACCCGAATGAGCAGTTGCGCGCCCGTCAGCGCCCCCAGCAGCACGCCCAGCGCCACAGGGGCCGCGATGAGCGGATTGATGTCGCCGCGCGAAAAATAGACGCCCGCGCTGGCCGCCGCCGTCACGCCAATCATAAAGTTGCTGGTCGTCGTCGAGGCTTTCATGGGGATACGCATCGCAATATCCATCGCCGGAACCTTCAGCGCACCGCCGCCCACGCCCAACAACCCCGAAACCATCCCGGCGATATACATCAAGCCAAAACCCAGCGGCACCCCCTGCACCCGATAGGCGATCTTGCGCTTGAGCGCCACGTCATAATACGCGCCATCGAGATGCAGCCGACGCGCCAGCCTTCGGCCCAGGCCCATATCCGTATCAGGCGTCTGACGCAGGGTTTCCGGGTCCAGCGCGCCAGTCATTGACATCTGTTCCATCTTACCGCGCTGGAGCATCACCACGCAGGAATAGAGCAAAATGATGCCAAACACAAAGAAGAGGACCGGCCCGCCCAGATACGCGCCCACAAACGCGCCGGTAATCGCCCCTGTCGTCGTCGCCACTTCCAGAAACATGCCAATGCGCAGATTGCTGATATGGTCGCGGAGATAGCGAACTGCCGCGCCGCTGGAGGTCGCAATGACCGAAACAATCGAAGCGCCAATGGCAAAATGAATATCAACGCCAAAGAGGACCGAGAGGGCAGGCACCACAATGATGCCGCCGCCCAGGCCAAGCAGCGCGCCCAGGGTACCAGCTATCAGGGAGGTCACAAAGATCAGCAGCAGAAACACGAGTATCGGAAGATGCAGAGGAGTGCCTTCCTTTCCGTCCGGGGATTGGGTATAGATATTGTAGCACACCAACCTTCCTGGCATCCAGACGTTATCAGGGCTGTTTCGCTGCCAAAAAGAGGGGCCTGGCACACGAATGTACCAGGCCCCAAACATCTATCCCTACCGGCGCAGAAGCTCTCGTCGCCCCAACAGCATCGTCTCTCCAACGTTCCCCATCTTCCACCTGACCCACCCCATCCTGACGATTATGCCCGGCAGGCGGCGCCCCACGCCACAAACCCCAAAGCATCCACCCCACCATTCACCCTGCATCCGCTCACATCGCTCGCCACTTTGCCTTGCCCCCGCCATTCACCCTGCAAGCCCAATGCCACCTCCACAAAGCGCCCCACGCAGCCACACCCACCCAAACAACGCCTCCCCAGCCAGCCGCCACCTTCACCCGCACAGATGATCATCTCGATTGAGTTGTCATCTATGGGAACAATGATACCTGAATCTGCTGAATTTCCCATGAAATTGATCACAAAATTTGCTGAATATTTTTTCATCTTTCCAGGGTATTATCCCCCAAAACGCATGATTTCCCCCAACATTTATTCATCTTAGGTACAAAAAACCGCGCCTGGATAGAGCCGTTCAGCGGTCATATCACATCGGCATGAAGCGGAGCGTTTTCCCTGTAGCGCCGCCCCCCTTCGGGAAGGGTCGCTTGCCTCGGCTATGCCTCTTCGAGCGAGAGGTCCTCGCTCCCGTTGGTCGCTCGCGCGTCCCTTCCAGGCGGCCAGCCGCCGAGCCGCCTGGAAGGCGGCGCTACAAGTCGAGGCCGCAAGCATGCAACAGGATGTGGTGTCAGAAGGGAATCAGGACGCGCGAGGCAGAGGCAGACCCAGGTAGAAGATGCTCCCCGTCGCGTGCTCGGTGGTGGGGAATTCGGCCCAGAGGTATCCATTCTGGCGGGCGACCAGATAGCGGCTGACATAGAGGCCCAGACCCAACCCCGCTAGCTGGCTCTGGAGGCTGTGTTCCGGGCCGCGATAAAAAGCGGTAAAGAGCTTTTCGCTCTCTTCATGAGGCAAGCCAGGCCCATAGTCGCGCACCGAAATCAGCGCCACTTCGTCTTGAGCCGCTGCTTCAGCGACTTCAGCCGACGCCGTGGAGAGCAGAGATGGGAGCGGGGCTGCCGACACTCGCTGGACAATCACTTCCACCACCCCTTCTTCCTGCCCAAACCTGGCGGCATTATCGAGGAGATAGCCCAGTACTTGCTCCAGACGAGTACGATCCGCCAGAGCGATCAATTCTGGCTCCCTGGTGGTCAGGAAGAAGTTCATATCGGGCAGGGCGCGCTGGCGCTGCTCGACCACCTGGCGCGTCAGCGCAACCACATCTATTGGCTGCGGGGCCACCTCCAGCGTACCGCGCTCAATCCGCGAGAAATCCAGCAGTTCGCCTACCAGGTTGGACATCCGGCTCACCTGCTGGCTAATCGCTTCCAGGCCGCTCAGATTGACAGCCCCGGTATGATCGCCGCGCCGGGCCTGGCGCAGCAGCAGTTGGGAGTAGCCCTTAATCACCGTCAGAGGGCTTTGGAGTTCATGCGAGGCCAGGCCAATGAACTCGTCACGAGTGTGTTCTTCGCTCACCAGCATATGGCGCAGTTCGGCACGCTCCAACGCGGCAGCCACCAGATCGCTCAACACCACTCCAGCCAGGGATACGCGGCCACGCTCAACAGGGGTGGGCGGGCCGCCGTCGCCCAGGGCAACCAGCAGCGTTTCAGCCCCTTTCGGCAGCGCCAGCGGCAACCAGGCATACCACGACGCCCCGACATCAGCCAGGAACGCCGCGACCGTTTCTGAGGCTTGCTGCTCGCCGGATGCGTCCCTGGAACCCTGGTCCACAGGGCCAAACAGAACCCCTGGGGAGGGCGCTCCCCAAAAACGCGGCTCTCGCGGGATTCGTTCCGCCATCTCCTGGGAGAGATGCTGTCTGACCGCAACAGTGTATGCAGCAGCGCCTTCGGATCGGGTGAGGACGAGGCCGCGCCGGGCGCGGCACAGAGCGAGAAACTCTTGTAAGGCCAGCGGCAAGATGTTTGCGCGCTCGGCAGCCGCGAACTTGCGGGCCGCGACATCCAGCGCGCCCAGCAAATGCTCTGCCGAGGTTTCTGAGCCGGGCGGTCCGCCGGAGGGCGGCGGAGAGATTGGGGGTGTTTGCTGGAAATGGAGCGCCATCGCTCCCTCTGCGGCGTCCGCTGGGAAAAAAGGGGAATGAGGCGCCGATTCAGGCATCCGCTGACTTTCCGGGGGCGGCCTCCAGGTATTTGGAAGTTCTCGTGACGGCTGATCTCCAGCGTCCTGCTCAACTTGCTCCACGCAGCCCTCCCCTGAGAGAAAGGTTGAATTGCTACCCCGTATCTACCACGCCGCGCCTGCGTGGGCCGACGCGCCTAACATCAAAAATAGAGTCGCAAAATATATGCCATCTGTCCTCTACAAATAGACAGCTATGATATACTCGACAGGGAACAAAAGCCTTATCGCTATTCCAGCACAAGCAAGAGGCGCTGAAGATGAAATGCAGCAGTTGTACAACCGAGCTTTGGGGGCGACCCGCTGTCTGCCCGGTTTGTGGCACGCCAACCGGGCTAAACAAGCGATCAAACAGGCAAACTCCTCCACCCTGGAGTACCGCAAGTCCCGGGAGTACTGCGCCAGCAGCCCCATCGCCGTCGCAATCGCAGCCATTCTTCAACGCCGCAGATCTGCTTGATCCAGACGCGCTGAACGCTGTGCCTCAAGCGACAGGCGCTGCCGACATTTTCACAACCGGGCCATTAGAAGATCGCGCGCCTGAACCTGAGACGCCCCAGGGGATGTTAAACGCCGCCGATCTCTTCGATCCAGCGGTGCTGGCCGAACTTTCCGGGCCAGTCGAAGAGGGGAGAAGCTTTCAGAGCAACGGGAGCGCGCCAGCGCAAGAGGAGTATCCATCCTTCCTGGTGGAGCCAGGGGCTGCGCGCCAGGACGACGAGGCCAATCACCCCCAGCCGCCATCTCGGCAGCCGCCATCTCGGCCAGCGAAAGGGCAGATAGCGCCGCCGCTCTTCACCCTGACAGCACTGCCAGAGGCCCCTCCGCAGCAGCCCGCGCCCCCCGTGTCGCCCCCGCCTTCTTTCTCGCCCAGGGTTCAAGCAGCCGCTGCCAGCCCGCCATCCGCACCAGACGAGAGAGGGTGGAGACAGCAGCGCGGTTATCGTACCGCTTCCGGTCCGCTGCCTGGCGACGGGGCGCGCGGCAGG
It encodes:
- a CDS encoding HAMP domain-containing sensor histidine kinase, producing MEQVEQDAGDQPSRELPNTWRPPPESQRMPESAPHSPFFPADAAEGAMALHFQQTPPISPPPSGGPPGSETSAEHLLGALDVAARKFAAAERANILPLALQEFLALCRARRGLVLTRSEGAAAYTVAVRQHLSQEMAERIPREPRFWGAPSPGVLFGPVDQGSRDASGEQQASETVAAFLADVGASWYAWLPLALPKGAETLLVALGDGGPPTPVERGRVSLAGVVLSDLVAAALERAELRHMLVSEEHTRDEFIGLASHELQSPLTVIKGYSQLLLRQARRGDHTGAVNLSGLEAISQQVSRMSNLVGELLDFSRIERGTLEVAPQPIDVVALTRQVVEQRQRALPDMNFFLTTREPELIALADRTRLEQVLGYLLDNAARFGQEEGVVEVIVQRVSAAPLPSLLSTASAEVAEAAAQDEVALISVRDYGPGLPHEESEKLFTAFYRGPEHSLQSQLAGLGLGLYVSRYLVARQNGYLWAEFPTTEHATGSIFYLGLPLPRAS